The following coding sequences are from one Neurospora crassa OR74A linkage group I, whole genome shotgun sequence window:
- a CDS encoding alpha-1,6-mannosyltransferase subunit — protein sequence MSLSRSPSPVPGGGWASPGLTNNLSPSGRSSPTKAYAGSNGTPVMWERQKNMGGAAYQSFSTQNQGFFSRHMRRISSSLPRFKADNTHGAEREKIGQGRWNMPRLGRIRGITGRMSRRTKMLLAFALLFLLGYIIFYSTPLVYYYRRTSWLGGGQKFVIILAANVGGGVMEWKGAREWAIERDSIRNKKKYVAKWGYDLEIVDMSTKKRYAHEWRESWEKVDFIRSTLRKYPKAEWVWWLDLNTFIMEPSKSLQDHIFDHIEDVTYRDINEYNPLNISHPPADPYLDELSKSPIGDGNPNSIHLMLSQDCSGFNLGSFFMRRGTWTDHLLDVWWDPVAYEQKHMEWEHKEQDALEQLYTAQPWIRKSTAFLPQRMINSFPTGACSEKGTDPRIHYDQKDRDFLVNMAGCEWGRDCWGEMYNFRELSYHLNRSLWERFKEDLLCWIWFKLTGKKVKF from the exons ATGTCGCTGTCCCGCAGTCCTTCTCCCGTTCCCGGTGGTGGCTGGGCAAGTCCAGGCCTTACAAACAACCTCAGCCCGAGCGGTCGATCGAGTCCTACCAAGGCCTACGCCGGATCCAACGGGACGCCCGTCATGTGGGAAAGGCAAAAAAACATGGGCGGCGCCGCATACCAGTCCTTCTCGACACAGAACCAGGGCTTCTTTAGCCGCCACATGCGTCGGATATCAAGTTCGCTGCCCCGATTCAAGGCCGACAACACCCATGGCGccgagagagagaagatTGGCCAAGGTCGATGGAACATGCCACGACTCGGCAGGATACGAGGCATCACGGGGAGGATGAGCAGGAGGACCAAGATGCTGCTAGCCTTTGCCCTCTTGTTCCTGCTCGGATACATCATCTTTTACAGCACTC CTCTGGTTTACTACTACCGAAGAACATCATGGCTTGGTGGGGGTCAAAAGTTTGTCATCATTCTAGCTGCCAACGTTGGCGGTGGTGTCATGGAGTGGAAGGGCGCCAGGGAATGGGCAATCGAGAGGGACTCGATtcgcaacaagaagaaataCGTTGCCAAGTGGGGATACGATCTCGAGATTGTCGACATGAGCACAAAGAAACGCTATGCGCATGAATGGCGCGAGAGCTGGGAAAAGGTTGATTTCATCCGCTCCACTCTGCGAAAGTATCCCAAGGCAGAATG GGTTTGGTGGCTTGACCTCAACACCTTCATTATGGAGCCATCGAAGTCTCTGCAGGACCATATTTTCGACCACATCGAGGATGTCACCTACCGCGACATCAATGAGTACAATCCGTTGAACATCTCTCACCCCCCGGCCGACCCTTACCTCGACGAACTCTCGAAAAGTCCGATTGGAGATGGCAACCCGAACTCGATTCACCTCATGTTGTCGCAGGATTGCTCTGGATTCAATTTGGGTTCCTTCTTCATGCGCCGCGGCACTTGGACGGATCATTTACTTGATGTTTGGTGGGATCCTGTGGCATACGAACAGAAGCACATGGAGTGGGAACACAAGGAGCAAGATGCCTTGGAGCAGCTTTACACTGCGCAACCTTGGATTCGGAAGAGTACGGCCTTCCTTCCGCAGCGCATGATCAACAGTTTCCCTACAGGCGCCTGCTCTGAAAAGGGCACTGATCCGCGCATACATTACGACCAGAAGGATCGGGATTTCCTGGTCAACATGGCCGGATGTGAATGGGGCCGAGACTGCTGGGGTGAGATGTACAACTTCCGCGAGCTGAGCTATCACCTCAACCGGTCGTTGTGGGAACGATTCAAGGAGGACCTCCTTTGCTGGATCTGGTTCAAGTTGACCGGAAAGAAGGTCAAGTTCTAA